One genomic segment of Bacteroidales bacterium includes these proteins:
- a CDS encoding T9SS type A sorting domain-containing protein, with the protein MKKSMHLIVILFFLYSTASSQSCLPEGIIFGTQSEIDNFQINYPGCTEIEGSVQINGLQIVNLNGLDVLTSVGGDMILDLTQIVNMSGLDALTSVGGDLLSKQNGRLKTLTGLENLAFIGGTLDFYYNDSLTNLDALSSLTYIGDALSIWRCDSLQSITGLENLSVIGKNLDIWWNRDLASLDGLENLDSVGGDIDITLNEVLSDISSIGHLNLLDGGLTIWNNDSLSSFSGLENITSITGYLVILGNDGITDLTGLDNLTSVGGSVSIGGPQFGGNSLANLSGLGSLKSIGGSLYICRNPNLTSLDALIDLHSIGGDLYIYKNNALTTLSGLDNIAEQTIDSLTILDNNVLSACSILSICEYLISPNGTIDIQENAVGCNNQQEVEAACGVGLDESSTSENQYYIFPNPSSTQITIETTTIPQKNTFLTIFNINGQQLLTRQITEPKTHIDINNLPRGVYFIRLTNDRMVEVGKVVKQ; encoded by the coding sequence ATGAAAAAATCAATGCACCTCATCGTAATCCTTTTCTTTCTTTACTCAACAGCCTCCTCCCAATCCTGCCTTCCTGAAGGAATTATCTTCGGTACGCAAAGTGAAATTGACAATTTCCAGATCAATTATCCGGGTTGTACGGAAATTGAAGGAAGTGTTCAGATTAACGGACTGCAAATTGTTAATCTTAATGGCCTGGACGTACTGACATCAGTCGGCGGAGACATGATTCTCGATCTTACTCAAATCGTTAATATGTCCGGGCTGGATGCGCTCACATCTGTCGGAGGTGACCTGCTTTCAAAACAAAATGGGAGATTAAAAACGCTTACAGGACTTGAAAACCTGGCTTTTATCGGCGGAACCCTGGATTTTTATTACAATGATTCCTTAACCAACCTTGATGCGTTGAGCAGCCTGACTTACATCGGTGATGCGCTTAGTATCTGGCGTTGTGATTCGCTGCAAAGTATCACAGGATTGGAAAACCTCAGTGTAATAGGAAAAAACCTGGATATCTGGTGGAATCGTGACCTGGCAAGTTTAGACGGTCTGGAAAATCTTGATTCAGTTGGTGGAGATATTGATATTACATTAAATGAGGTTTTGTCAGATATTTCCTCGATCGGGCACCTGAATTTACTTGATGGCGGCCTGACCATCTGGAATAATGATTCTCTCAGCAGCTTCAGCGGACTGGAAAATATTACCTCGATCACAGGATACCTGGTTATTTTAGGGAATGATGGAATAACTGACCTCACAGGATTAGATAATCTGACCTCCGTGGGGGGTTCTGTTTCTATAGGTGGACCCCAGTTCGGCGGAAATTCCCTGGCAAATCTTTCCGGATTGGGCAGTCTGAAATCCATCGGCGGCAGCCTTTATATTTGCCGCAACCCGAATCTTACAAGCCTCGATGCCTTAATTGACCTGCATTCCATCGGGGGCGACCTTTACATTTATAAGAACAATGCCCTTACAACCTTAAGCGGGCTTGACAATATTGCGGAACAAACAATTGATAGTCTGACCATTTTAGATAATAATGTCCTATCCGCCTGTTCGATCCTGAGCATTTGTGAATATTTAATCAGCCCGAACGGAACCATCGATATCCAAGAAAATGCTGTGGGATGTAATAACCAGCAGGAAGTTGAAGCGGCTTGCGGAGTTGGGCTAGACGAGAGCAGTACATCTGAAAATCAATATTACATCTTTCCAAACCCTTCTTCAACCCAAATCACCATAGAAACCACCACTATACCACAAAAAAACACATTCCTAACCATTTTCAATATCAACGGTCAGCAACTCCTCACACGCCAAATAACGGAACCAAAGACACATATTGACATAAACAATCTGCCCCGCGGCGTTTACTTTATACGGCTGACCAATGACAGGATGGTGGAAGTGGGGAAGGTGGTGAAGCAGTGA
- the recQ gene encoding DNA helicase RecQ, with translation MIVKEAVSMKEVLKDVFGFDNFKGNQEAIIKNLLSKKDTFVIMPTGGGKSLCYQLPAMMCKGTAIIVSPLIALMKNQVDNLRNFGTEHNLAHFMNSSLSKAEMKEVRQDLVDGSTKLLYVAPESLTKDENVEFLRNINISFYAIDEAHCISEWGHDFRPEYRRIRPIIETIGQDVPLIALTATATPKVQQDIIKNLEIPQSTVFKSSFDRPNLYYEIRPKTETVVKDVIKYIKSNSGKSGIVYCMSRKKVEEMAESLVVNGIKALPYHAGLESNTRKTNQDRFLMEDVDVIVATIAFGMGIDKPDIRYVIHYDMPKSLESYYQETGRVGRDDGEGNCIAFYSYDDILKLEKFMKDKPVAEQEIAKELLQETVAYAESAVCRHKLLLHYFGEEFLKENCGSCDNCLHPKAKFEGKDFIKLAIETILAVKQQFKAKHIVNIIFGKNSTTIKSYKHNQLEEFGKGADEDERFWNAVVRQALISQLLVKDIENYGILKVSKEGHKFLKKPYSVMLTHDRDYDNLEEEEDILEGAHKTSTADKTLFTLLKDLRKEISRKENLPPFVIFQDPSLEDMAIQYPITFDELHQITGVGVGKAQKYGEPFLELIAQYVEENDIIRPNDMVVKSVINKSGLKVYIIHNIDRKLGLEDIATAKNLTISELLTEIERIVSSGTKLDIKYYIDEYVDEYHQEEIFEYFHEADSDSVEDALTTLGEDEYTEEEIRLMRIKFMSEVGN, from the coding sequence ATGATTGTCAAGGAAGCAGTATCGATGAAGGAAGTGCTAAAGGACGTGTTTGGCTTCGACAACTTTAAAGGCAACCAGGAAGCAATTATCAAAAATCTCCTTTCTAAAAAGGATACGTTTGTCATTATGCCGACAGGTGGTGGAAAGTCGCTTTGTTACCAACTCCCGGCAATGATGTGTAAAGGGACAGCAATTATTGTATCTCCGCTCATCGCACTTATGAAAAATCAGGTGGATAATCTTCGGAACTTCGGAACCGAGCATAACCTGGCGCATTTCATGAATTCCTCGCTCAGCAAAGCTGAAATGAAAGAAGTAAGGCAAGACCTGGTTGATGGAAGTACAAAGTTACTTTACGTTGCACCGGAATCTCTGACGAAAGATGAGAATGTGGAGTTCCTCCGCAACATTAATATCTCATTTTACGCCATTGATGAAGCACATTGCATTTCCGAATGGGGGCATGATTTCAGGCCGGAATACAGGAGGATCAGGCCTATTATCGAAACAATCGGGCAGGATGTTCCCCTGATTGCACTGACAGCCACGGCCACACCTAAAGTTCAGCAGGATATCATCAAAAATCTCGAAATTCCCCAATCTACTGTCTTCAAATCTTCATTTGACAGGCCAAATCTATATTATGAGATCAGGCCAAAGACCGAAACGGTTGTTAAAGATGTCATTAAGTACATCAAGTCGAATTCAGGGAAGTCAGGGATTGTTTATTGCATGAGTCGTAAAAAGGTCGAAGAGATGGCCGAAAGCCTTGTGGTTAACGGGATTAAAGCTCTCCCCTATCACGCAGGCCTTGAATCGAACACCAGGAAGACGAACCAGGACAGGTTCCTGATGGAAGATGTGGATGTTATTGTGGCTACGATCGCTTTTGGCATGGGTATCGATAAACCCGATATCCGTTATGTGATTCATTATGATATGCCCAAGAGCCTGGAAAGTTATTACCAGGAAACCGGGAGGGTAGGCCGTGATGATGGCGAGGGAAACTGCATTGCATTTTATAGTTATGATGATATCCTGAAACTGGAAAAGTTTATGAAAGATAAACCTGTCGCCGAACAGGAAATTGCAAAAGAGCTTCTCCAGGAAACTGTTGCCTATGCAGAATCGGCTGTTTGCAGGCATAAATTATTATTGCATTATTTTGGTGAAGAATTCCTTAAAGAGAATTGCGGCTCTTGCGATAACTGCCTGCATCCAAAAGCCAAATTTGAAGGGAAAGATTTCATTAAACTGGCGATTGAAACGATTCTTGCCGTAAAACAGCAATTTAAGGCCAAGCATATAGTCAATATCATCTTTGGCAAGAATTCTACCACGATAAAGTCTTATAAACATAATCAACTGGAAGAATTTGGCAAAGGGGCTGATGAAGATGAAAGGTTTTGGAATGCCGTTGTCAGGCAGGCGCTTATCAGCCAGCTTCTTGTCAAGGACATTGAAAATTACGGTATCCTGAAGGTTAGTAAGGAAGGCCACAAATTCCTTAAAAAACCTTATTCCGTCATGCTCACGCATGATCGTGATTATGATAATCTTGAAGAAGAAGAAGATATCCTGGAAGGAGCCCATAAAACCAGCACAGCTGACAAAACGCTTTTCACGCTGCTGAAAGACCTGCGCAAAGAAATATCGCGGAAAGAAAATTTGCCACCATTTGTTATTTTCCAGGATCCGTCTTTGGAAGATATGGCTATTCAATACCCGATAACGTTTGATGAACTTCACCAGATTACAGGCGTTGGTGTGGGTAAAGCTCAAAAATATGGCGAACCTTTCCTCGAATTGATCGCGCAATATGTCGAAGAAAACGATATCATCCGGCCTAACGATATGGTGGTAAAGTCGGTGATAAACAAGTCGGGATTGAAAGTTTACATTATCCATAATATTGACCGGAAATTAGGCCTTGAAGACATTGCAACTGCCAAAAATCTTACTATCAGTGAGTTATTGACTGAAATTGAAAGAATAGTTTCTTCCGGCACAAAACTCGATATTAAGTATTATATCGATGAATATGTTGATGAATACCACCAGGAAGAGATTTTCGAATATTTCCATGAAGCCGATTCAGATTCGGTCGAAGACGCTCTTACTACTTTAGGGGAAGACGAATATACGGAAGAAGAGATCAGGCTCATGCGGATTAAATTTATGTCGGAGGTTGGGAACTGA
- a CDS encoding DUF4296 domain-containing protein codes for MTKILTGLLFIFALGSCYHTTPDPSFDMTLVIPADSMVTLLTDLHLADGVINTIKVKEKSLQHLSNEYFSAVLKKHKIGRDTFDESLHYYAYHTEELNKIYEKVIVNLSKIESMVPPAE; via the coding sequence ATGACGAAAATCTTAACCGGGCTTCTCTTTATTTTCGCGCTGGGTTCCTGTTATCATACCACACCGGATCCTTCTTTTGACATGACGCTGGTAATACCGGCCGACTCCATGGTGACCTTGCTTACTGACCTGCATCTTGCAGATGGGGTGATCAATACCATCAAGGTCAAGGAGAAATCCCTCCAACACCTTTCTAATGAATATTTTTCAGCCGTTTTGAAAAAACACAAAATTGGTCGGGATACTTTCGATGAAAGTTTGCATTACTATGCCTACCATACAGAGGAACTTAATAAAATTTATGAAAAGGTGATAGTTAACCTGAGTAAAATTGAGAGCATGGTTCCTCCGGCTGAATAG
- a CDS encoding NAD(P)-binding domain-containing protein — protein MESLIENILVYGLAAILCLVVVFIYLRKQKRDSKTVEDKIEKAKQEGLFEPVSLHPVVDVNSCIGSGACIVACPERDILGIRNGKATTINASHCIGHGACFHACPTQAITLVIGTEKRGVDLPHVNQNFETNVPGIFIAGELGGMGLIKNAVVQGKQAVENIVKQVKKDHNATYDLIIIGAGPAGIAASLTAKKHNLNFLTLEQDTLGGTVFSFPRSKIVMTSSMDLPLHGKVKLYETSKSELLELWTEVLRKNDISIKENSKVDAIFEENSHFRIETLAGEHFTTKFVLLSIGRRGTPRKLGVPGESLEKVAYRLLEPEDIQGKYIIVVGGGDSAVESALLLAEENNVILAYRNEVFNRLKPKNSKKINDAITEGRIDVRFNTNLVAIDKDDITISTGQENETLIIKNDLVYIFAGGELPTEFLEKVGLRITKKFGEAILKH, from the coding sequence ATGGAATCACTTATTGAAAATATTTTGGTCTATGGATTGGCAGCAATATTGTGTCTTGTTGTCGTCTTTATTTACTTGCGAAAACAAAAACGGGATTCAAAAACTGTAGAAGATAAGATAGAAAAAGCAAAACAGGAAGGACTGTTTGAGCCGGTATCTCTCCACCCTGTAGTTGATGTAAACAGTTGTATTGGAAGCGGTGCTTGCATTGTCGCTTGCCCGGAAAGGGATATTCTGGGAATCAGGAATGGAAAAGCAACAACAATAAATGCATCCCATTGTATCGGGCACGGAGCGTGCTTTCATGCCTGCCCTACGCAGGCAATTACCCTTGTCATTGGTACAGAAAAACGAGGCGTTGACCTGCCCCATGTGAACCAAAACTTCGAGACTAATGTGCCCGGTATATTTATCGCGGGTGAATTAGGGGGAATGGGTCTTATAAAAAATGCTGTGGTACAGGGCAAGCAAGCAGTTGAAAACATTGTAAAACAGGTTAAGAAAGATCATAATGCTACCTATGACCTTATAATAATTGGTGCAGGTCCTGCTGGTATCGCTGCTTCTCTTACGGCAAAAAAACACAATCTTAATTTCCTGACCTTAGAGCAGGATACTTTGGGCGGAACTGTTTTTTCATTTCCCAGGTCTAAAATAGTGATGACTTCAAGCATGGATTTGCCTCTGCATGGAAAAGTAAAACTCTACGAAACAAGTAAATCGGAATTGCTTGAATTGTGGACAGAAGTTTTGCGAAAAAACGATATTTCAATTAAAGAAAATTCAAAAGTAGACGCTATTTTTGAAGAAAACAGTCATTTTAGAATCGAAACTCTGGCCGGGGAGCATTTCACTACGAAATTTGTATTACTATCCATTGGACGCCGTGGTACTCCAAGAAAATTGGGTGTTCCGGGTGAATCACTGGAAAAAGTGGCTTACCGGCTTTTGGAGCCTGAAGATATTCAAGGAAAATATATTATCGTCGTTGGCGGGGGTGACTCTGCTGTTGAATCAGCCCTGTTGCTGGCTGAGGAGAATAATGTAATCCTTGCCTACCGGAACGAAGTGTTCAATCGGTTAAAACCAAAGAATAGCAAAAAGATAAATGATGCCATTACAGAAGGCCGTATCGATGTCAGGTTCAATACAAACCTTGTTGCAATTGACAAAGATGATATAACCATTTCGACCGGGCAGGAAAATGAAACGCTGATAATAAAAAATGATCTTGTTTACATTTTTGCCGGTGGCGAATTACCAACGGAGTTTTTAGAGAAAGTTGGACTAAGGATCACTAAAAAATTTGGAGAAGCTATTTTAAAACACTAA
- a CDS encoding cytochrome C, translating to MKTGIGKFLAYVIILVIFAYQAHSQISPGDLSEVHSHLEGMSNCTQCHILGDKVSNEKCLACHTEIKERVDKQKGYHSSAEVRDKSCVICHNDHHGRNFEIIRFEKEKFDHSLTGYDLLGAHSKKKCEDCHKSEFITDQKIKNKKQPSYLGLKTACLSCHTDYHQNTLSRDCLNCHAYDAFKPATRFDHDKTKFQLKGKHEAVDCIKCHKIEIKNDKQVQKFDGIQFANCTNCHKDMHNNLFGQDCRQCHNEESFHNIQGMINFDHNKTNFRLEDKHQTVACKSCHKTALTDPVKHDRCTDCHLDYHKNQFAKQGVSPDCSNCHSTKGFTGFTYTIEQHNTGIFPLQGAHLATPCFACHKKTEKWNFREIGIRCSDCHADIHDPFLDKKYYPDATCNSCHSEISWSEINFDHAKTSFVLAGAHQKQICRSCHFKQDIEGIVNQRFSGLTSTCTNCHKDVHVSQFEKDGVINCNQCHDFNSWKISIFDHDKTNFKLDGRHKNVACNKCHKPVQLNEITYVRYKLNDYKCESCHR from the coding sequence ATGAAAACAGGGATTGGTAAATTTTTAGCATATGTAATAATTCTGGTAATTTTCGCTTACCAGGCGCATTCTCAGATTTCGCCCGGTGATTTATCAGAAGTGCATTCACACCTGGAAGGCATGTCCAATTGTACTCAATGTCATATTTTAGGAGATAAAGTTTCTAATGAAAAATGCCTGGCCTGCCATACAGAAATTAAGGAAAGGGTTGATAAACAAAAAGGATATCATTCATCTGCCGAAGTACGCGACAAATCCTGTGTCATTTGCCATAATGACCACCACGGCAGAAACTTTGAAATAATCCGTTTTGAAAAAGAAAAGTTTGATCACAGCCTGACCGGTTATGATTTATTGGGTGCACACAGTAAGAAAAAATGCGAAGACTGCCATAAATCGGAATTTATAACTGATCAAAAAATAAAAAATAAAAAGCAGCCTTCCTATTTAGGCCTCAAAACTGCATGTTTATCCTGTCATACTGATTATCACCAGAACACCCTGTCGCGCGACTGCCTGAATTGTCATGCCTATGATGCATTTAAACCAGCAACCCGATTCGATCATGATAAAACAAAATTTCAATTAAAAGGAAAACATGAGGCTGTTGACTGCATTAAATGTCATAAAATTGAAATTAAAAACGATAAGCAAGTTCAGAAATTTGACGGGATTCAATTTGCCAATTGCACAAACTGCCATAAAGATATGCATAATAATCTTTTTGGACAAGATTGCCGTCAATGCCATAACGAAGAGTCATTTCACAACATACAGGGAATGATAAACTTCGATCATAATAAAACCAATTTCAGGTTAGAGGATAAGCATCAGACCGTTGCCTGCAAATCCTGCCATAAGACAGCGCTCACCGATCCTGTAAAACATGACCGGTGCACCGATTGTCACCTTGATTATCATAAAAATCAGTTTGCCAAACAGGGAGTATCGCCCGATTGTTCCAATTGCCACAGCACAAAGGGATTTACGGGGTTCACATATACTATTGAGCAACATAACACAGGCATTTTTCCATTACAGGGAGCTCATCTCGCCACTCCTTGCTTTGCGTGTCATAAAAAAACAGAAAAATGGAATTTCAGGGAAATCGGGATACGTTGCAGCGATTGTCATGCCGATATACATGACCCGTTCCTTGATAAAAAATATTACCCTGATGCAACCTGTAATAGTTGTCATTCGGAAATAAGCTGGAGTGAAATAAATTTTGATCACGCCAAGACCAGTTTTGTGCTAGCCGGGGCTCACCAGAAACAGATATGCCGGTCCTGCCATTTCAAGCAGGATATTGAAGGGATTGTTAATCAAAGATTTTCTGGATTAACTTCTACTTGCACAAATTGCCATAAAGATGTCCATGTAAGTCAGTTTGAGAAAGATGGGGTAATAAATTGTAATCAATGCCATGATTTTAATAGCTGGAAAATTAGTATATTTGATCATGATAAAACTAATTTTAAACTGGATGGGCGACATAAAAACGTAGCCTGTAATAAATGTCACAAGCCGGTCCAGCTCAATGAAATAACTTATGTGCGATACAAATTAAATGATTACAAATGCGAAAGTTGTCATCGATAA
- a CDS encoding KpsF/GutQ family sugar-phosphate isomerase, whose translation MKTREEIKQIALHTIQTELDAIKGLQLAVNDDFTSVVELILSSKGRVVITGIGKSAIIANKIVSTLNSTGTPAIFMHAADAIHGDLGIIQADDLVICLSKSGETPEIKILIPLLRQRGNKMIALVGNRESYLARTADYIIDATVPKEACPYNLAPTASSAAQMVIGDALAIALLECRGFTPGDFARLHPGGALGKQLYLRVSDLYINNEVPKVEMDAEIRKVIMEISAKRLGATAVMSDGRLIGIITDGDLRRMLEKNDHISGITAKDIMTANPKIIQAGSLVVEALTIMRRYNITQLPVFDNDQYVGVVHLHDILKEGIL comes from the coding sequence TTGAAAACCAGGGAAGAAATTAAACAAATTGCCCTTCACACCATTCAGACCGAACTGGACGCCATAAAGGGATTGCAATTGGCTGTTAATGATGATTTTACGAGTGTCGTTGAGCTGATCTTAAGCAGCAAAGGAAGGGTGGTTATTACTGGTATTGGAAAGAGCGCCATAATCGCGAATAAAATTGTTTCCACCCTTAATTCTACAGGCACACCGGCCATTTTTATGCACGCTGCGGATGCTATTCATGGGGATTTAGGGATAATTCAGGCGGACGACCTTGTCATCTGCCTCTCAAAAAGCGGAGAAACCCCGGAAATCAAGATTTTAATCCCATTACTAAGGCAACGTGGCAATAAAATGATTGCCTTGGTCGGGAATAGAGAATCCTACCTTGCCAGAACCGCTGACTATATTATTGATGCCACGGTTCCCAAGGAGGCTTGTCCTTACAACCTGGCCCCAACGGCAAGCTCTGCAGCACAGATGGTCATCGGAGATGCGCTGGCCATTGCACTGCTGGAATGCAGGGGTTTTACTCCCGGCGACTTTGCCCGGTTGCACCCCGGTGGCGCTTTAGGTAAACAGCTCTACCTCCGTGTGTCAGACCTCTATATAAATAACGAAGTACCGAAGGTGGAAATGGATGCTGAAATTAGAAAGGTGATCATGGAAATTTCTGCTAAAAGATTAGGTGCGACTGCTGTTATGAGCGATGGAAGACTAATCGGTATCATTACTGACGGCGACCTGAGGCGCATGCTGGAAAAGAATGATCATATATCCGGTATCACAGCAAAAGACATCATGACTGCCAATCCAAAGATCATTCAGGCTGGCAGCCTGGTGGTGGAAGCATTGACGATCATGAGAAGATATAATATTACCCAGCTGCCGGTTTTCGATAATGACCAGTATGTAGGCGTTGTCCATCTGCACGATATATTGAAGGAAGGGATACTTTGA
- a CDS encoding MBL fold metallo-hydrolase has product MKKILIALGIGIAALIIFAAGYFLVMRHEMKQMATVETGKITDQVYAIKDSYVNVYAVGSDSGYIMIDAGNNSETIEAGLVGLNIDPAKVKAIFLTHTDGDHVASIPLFPNAAVFLSRQEEQMINGATGRFLFFGNKISAKKSTLVDDGQVINLPGISIKGILSPGHTPGSMCYLVDEKYLFTGDVLSLKAGKVAAFSKFINMDTKTDRESIDKLSRLKNVSYILTAHFGVSNDFGAAFKDWHFSNADGSPTPSGLIDH; this is encoded by the coding sequence ATGAAAAAAATACTAATAGCCTTAGGAATTGGAATAGCAGCATTGATAATTTTCGCAGCAGGATATTTTCTGGTCATGAGACATGAAATGAAACAAATGGCCACAGTGGAAACCGGCAAAATTACCGATCAGGTCTATGCAATAAAAGACTCGTACGTCAATGTATATGCAGTCGGGTCGGATAGCGGCTATATCATGATCGACGCGGGAAATAACAGCGAAACGATCGAAGCAGGATTAGTGGGCTTAAATATCGATCCGGCTAAGGTCAAAGCAATATTCCTGACTCATACAGACGGAGACCATGTCGCTTCGATCCCGCTGTTCCCAAATGCTGCAGTGTTTTTGTCCAGGCAGGAGGAACAGATGATAAACGGAGCAACAGGAAGATTCCTGTTTTTCGGGAATAAAATCAGCGCTAAAAAATCCACGTTGGTAGATGATGGGCAGGTAATCAATCTCCCGGGCATAAGCATCAAAGGGATCCTGTCACCGGGCCATACCCCCGGTTCCATGTGTTACCTGGTCGATGAAAAGTACCTGTTTACCGGGGATGTGCTTAGTCTGAAAGCTGGGAAAGTGGCCGCATTCAGCAAATTCATCAACATGGATACCAAAACCGATCGGGAATCCATTGATAAGCTGAGCCGATTGAAAAATGTCAGTTACATTCTTACGGCCCATTTCGGGGTATCAAACGATTTTGGGGCGGCGTTTAAGGATTGGCATTTTTCAAACGCTGACGGGTCTCCGACACCGTCAGGTTTGATCGATCACTGA
- a CDS encoding T9SS type A sorting domain-containing protein has translation MKKVCALLIGLFLLHSGISQDCPPGAPFVTQTQIDNFHIDYPNCIYLEGGLWIGFGEMTLITNLDGLSNITSIDRDLIILYNPNLKDLDGLNNLKSIGGDLELCYNFSLNSLEALSSLTSIGGKIYICDSPFLTSLSGLENIDAGTITDIEFFRNNSLSYCHVKSICDYLKISNGQNLFYYNSTGCNSREEVDSACNLISVEDLDLNPAFTIYPNPASTTIIIGIPHSTAINTFLAIYNLNSQQILMRQITGPETTIDIRGLAQGVYFVRLNNDRTVQVVKLVKN, from the coding sequence ATGAAAAAAGTCTGTGCATTGCTGATCGGGTTGTTCTTGTTGCATTCAGGCATTTCCCAGGATTGTCCTCCCGGAGCTCCTTTTGTAACTCAAACACAAATCGATAATTTCCATATTGATTATCCCAACTGTATATATCTCGAGGGTGGTTTATGGATAGGTTTTGGTGAAATGACATTAATTACGAATCTGGATGGATTATCTAATATTACTTCAATCGACCGTGATTTAATAATCCTCTATAATCCTAATCTAAAAGACCTGGATGGACTGAATAATTTGAAATCCATCGGGGGAGATCTTGAGCTTTGTTATAATTTCTCGCTTAATAGTTTGGAAGCTTTGAGCTCTCTAACCTCAATCGGGGGAAAAATTTATATTTGCGACAGTCCCTTCCTTACCAGTTTATCCGGATTGGAAAATATCGACGCCGGTACCATCACCGATATAGAATTCTTCCGTAATAATTCGCTATCCTATTGCCATGTAAAAAGCATTTGCGATTATTTAAAAATTTCTAATGGTCAAAATCTTTTTTATTATAACTCGACAGGATGTAACAGCCGTGAAGAGGTGGATTCCGCCTGTAACCTGATTTCGGTGGAAGACCTGGATTTAAATCCTGCATTTACAATTTATCCTAATCCTGCATCGACAACCATCATCATTGGAATACCCCATAGCACAGCCATAAACACTTTCCTGGCCATCTATAACCTCAATTCGCAGCAAATCTTAATGCGTCAAATAACGGGACCAGAGACAACCATTGACATTCGCGGTCTGGCACAGGGGGTTTATTTTGTGCGGCTGAATAATGACAGGACAGTGCAGGTGGTTAAATTAGTCAAAAATTAA
- the deoC gene encoding deoxyribose-phosphate aldolase, with protein MMRNIFGEYNNTLELLQQRIDEMTAVTSPGLEKQRFFIKLLGLLDLTTLEGSDTKEKVIQLCRQARFSSIKKEFPDAAAVCVYPSFVRCAKQEFEGTGILVASVAGAFPSGQTSLHVKLEEIRYAIAEGADEIDTVISRGKLLEGLESEVFDELSAIRETCGQIHLKVILETGELPSVSLVRKASELAILAGADFIKTSTGKISIGATPVAFLVMLDTIREFLEKTGKAIGIKPAGGIRTPEQALLYSGLLLNVLGEQWFQKEYFRIGASSLAGEILKRLCGTHSQKST; from the coding sequence ATGATGCGAAATATCTTTGGGGAATACAATAATACTCTGGAATTACTGCAGCAGCGGATTGATGAGATGACGGCAGTTACTTCACCCGGACTGGAAAAACAAAGATTTTTTATTAAGTTACTAGGTCTTTTAGATCTTACCACACTGGAAGGATCCGATACAAAAGAAAAAGTAATCCAACTTTGCCGGCAGGCAAGGTTTTCATCAATAAAAAAAGAATTCCCGGATGCTGCCGCTGTATGTGTGTATCCCTCGTTTGTCAGGTGTGCCAAACAAGAGTTTGAAGGGACCGGAATCTTAGTTGCGTCGGTAGCAGGTGCATTCCCATCGGGCCAGACAAGCCTGCATGTAAAACTGGAAGAGATACGATATGCTATAGCTGAAGGGGCCGATGAGATCGACACGGTGATCAGCAGGGGTAAACTCCTGGAGGGCCTTGAATCAGAGGTCTTTGATGAGCTGTCGGCTATTCGGGAAACCTGCGGACAGATCCACCTGAAAGTCATCCTTGAAACAGGGGAGTTGCCTTCGGTTTCACTGGTAAGGAAAGCCAGCGAATTAGCCATCCTTGCCGGAGCTGATTTCATCAAGACCTCGACCGGTAAGATTTCGATCGGTGCAACTCCGGTAGCATTCCTGGTGATGCTCGATACCATCCGTGAATTTCTTGAAAAAACCGGTAAAGCAATCGGGATCAAGCCGGCTGGTGGGATCAGAACACCGGAACAGGCCCTTCTCTATTCCGGATTGTTATTGAATGTCTTGGGCGAACAATGGTTCCAAAAAGAATATTTCCGCATCGGGGCCAGCAGCCTTGCAGGGGAAATTTTAAAAAGGTTATGCGGGACTCATTCTCAAAAAAGCACTTGA